From the genome of Capricornis sumatraensis isolate serow.1 chromosome 17, serow.2, whole genome shotgun sequence, one region includes:
- the LIMK2 gene encoding LIM domain kinase 2 isoform X1 — MAAQAGEDAWRCQGCGDHVAPNQRLYRTVSEAWHTSCFRCSECQDSLTNWYYEKDGKLYCHKDYWGKFGEFCHGCSLLMTGPVMVAGEYKYHPECFACMSCKVIIEDGDAYALVQHATLYCGKCHNEVVLAPMFERLSTESVQDQLPYSVTHISMPATTEGRRGFSVSVESACSNYATTVQVREVNRMHISPDNRNAIHPGDRILEINGAPVRTLRVEEVEDAISQTSQTLQLLIEHDPVSQRLDQLRLDARLSPCTQNDRHAHTLSPLDTKENLEGTLRRRSLRRSNSISKSPGPSSPKEPLLLSRDISRSESLRCSSSCSQQIFRPCDLIHGEVLGKGFFGQAIKVTHKATGKVMVMKELIRCDEETQKTFLTEVKVMRSLDHPNVLKFIGVLYKDKKLNLLTEYIEGGTLKDFLRSVDPFPWQQKVRFAKGIASGMAYLHSMCIIHRDLNSHNCLIKLDKTVVVADFGLSRLIVEERKKPPMEKATTKKRTLRKNDRKKRYTVVGNPYWMAPEMLNGKSYDETVDVFSFGIVLCEIIGQVYADPDCLPRTLDFGLNVKLFWEKFVPTDCPPAFFPLAAICCRLEPESRPAFSKLEDCFEALSLYLGELGIPLPAELEELDHTVSVQYGLIRDSPP, encoded by the exons GTGTTCTGAATGCCAGGATTCCCTCACCAACTGGTACTATGAGAAAGATGGGAAGCTGTACTGCCACAAGGACTACTGGGGGAAGTTTGGGGAGTTCTGCCACGGATGCTCTCTGCTGATGACGGGGCCCGTCATG GTGGCCGGGGAGTACAAGTACCACCCAGAGTGCTTTGCCTGTATGAGCTGCAAGGTGATCATCGAGGATGGGGATGCATACGCCCTGGTGCAGCACGCCACCCTCTACTG TGGGAAGTGCCACAACGAGGTGGTACTGGCACCCATGTTTGAGAGGCTGTCCACGGAATCCGTCCAGGACCAGCTGCCCTACTCTGTCACACACATCTCCATGCCGGCCACCACCGAAGGCAGGCGGGGCTTCTCCGTGTCTGTGGAGAGTGCCTGCTCCAATTACGCCACCACTGTGCAAGTGAGAGA GGTCAACCGGATGCACATCAGTCCTGACAACCGCAATGCCATCCACCCCGGGGACCGCATCCTGGAGATCAACGGGGCCCCCGTGCGCACGCTGCGCGTGGAGGAG GTGGAGGACGCCATTAGCCAGACGAGCCAGACGCTGCAGCTCCTGATCGAACACGACCCCGTCTCCCAGCGCCTGGACCAGCTGCGGCTGGATGCACGGCTCTCGCCCTGCACGCAGAATGACAGACACGCGCACACCCTCAGCCCCCTGGACACCAAGGAGAACCTGGAGGGGACGCTGAGGAGACGCTCCCTGAG ACGCAGTAACAGCATCTCCAAGTCCCCCGGCCCCAGCTCCCCCAAGGAGCCGCTCCTGCTCAGCCGTGACATCAGCCGCTCAGAGTCCCTGCGCTGCTCCAGCAGCTGCTCGCAACAGATCTTCCGGCCCTGTGACCTGATCCATGGCGAGGTCCTGGGGAAGGGCTTCTTCGGGCAGGCCATCAAG GTGACACACAAAGCCACAGGCAAAGTGATGGTCATGAAGGAGCTGATCCGGTGTGatgaggagacacagaagactttCCTAACTGAG GTGAAGGTGATGCGCAGCCTGGACCACCCCAACGTGCTCAAGTTCATCGGCGTACTATACAAGGACAAGAAGCTTAACCTGCTGACGGAGTATATCGAGGGGGGCACGCTGAAGGACTTCCTGCGCAGCGTG GACCCGTTCCCCTGGCAGCAGAAGGTCAGGTTTGCCAAAGGCATCGCCTCTGGAATG GCCTATTTGCATTCCATGTGTATCATCCACCGGGATCTGAACTCGCACAACTGCCTCATCAAGCTG GACAAGACCGTGGTAGTGGCTGACTTTGGGCTGTCACGGCTCATCGTCGAGGAGAGAAAGAAGCCCCCCATGGAAAAGGCCACCACCAAGAAGCGCACCTTACGCAAGAATGACCGAAAGAAGCGCTACACGGTGGTGGGGAACCCCTACTGGATGGCCCCGGAGATGCTCAACG GAAAGAGCTACGATGAGACGGTGGATGTCTTCTCTTTTGGGATCGTCCTCTGTGAG ATAATTGGGCAGGTGTATGCAGATCCTGACTGCCTGCCCCGAACACTGGACTTCGGCCTCAACGTGAAACTCTTCTGGGAGAAGTTTGTCCCCACAGACTGCCCCCCAGCCTTCTTCCCCCTGGCCGCCATCTGCTGCAGACTGGAGCCTGAAAGCAG ACCGGCATTCTCCAAACTGGAGGACTGCTTTGAGGCGCTGTCCCTGTATCTGGGGGAGCTGGGCATCCCACTGCCTGCAGAGCTGGAGGAGCTGGACCACACCGTGAGCGTGCAGTACGGCCTGATCCGGGACTCACCTCCCTAG
- the LIMK2 gene encoding LIM domain kinase 2 isoform X2 translates to MGSYLSVQAYFTSRDPFRCSECQDSLTNWYYEKDGKLYCHKDYWGKFGEFCHGCSLLMTGPVMVAGEYKYHPECFACMSCKVIIEDGDAYALVQHATLYCGKCHNEVVLAPMFERLSTESVQDQLPYSVTHISMPATTEGRRGFSVSVESACSNYATTVQVREVNRMHISPDNRNAIHPGDRILEINGAPVRTLRVEEVEDAISQTSQTLQLLIEHDPVSQRLDQLRLDARLSPCTQNDRHAHTLSPLDTKENLEGTLRRRSLRRSNSISKSPGPSSPKEPLLLSRDISRSESLRCSSSCSQQIFRPCDLIHGEVLGKGFFGQAIKVTHKATGKVMVMKELIRCDEETQKTFLTEVKVMRSLDHPNVLKFIGVLYKDKKLNLLTEYIEGGTLKDFLRSVDPFPWQQKVRFAKGIASGMAYLHSMCIIHRDLNSHNCLIKLDKTVVVADFGLSRLIVEERKKPPMEKATTKKRTLRKNDRKKRYTVVGNPYWMAPEMLNGKSYDETVDVFSFGIVLCEIIGQVYADPDCLPRTLDFGLNVKLFWEKFVPTDCPPAFFPLAAICCRLEPESRPAFSKLEDCFEALSLYLGELGIPLPAELEELDHTVSVQYGLIRDSPP, encoded by the exons ATGGGGAGTTACTTGTCCGTCCAGGCTTACTTCACCTCCAGAGACCCCTTCCG GTGTTCTGAATGCCAGGATTCCCTCACCAACTGGTACTATGAGAAAGATGGGAAGCTGTACTGCCACAAGGACTACTGGGGGAAGTTTGGGGAGTTCTGCCACGGATGCTCTCTGCTGATGACGGGGCCCGTCATG GTGGCCGGGGAGTACAAGTACCACCCAGAGTGCTTTGCCTGTATGAGCTGCAAGGTGATCATCGAGGATGGGGATGCATACGCCCTGGTGCAGCACGCCACCCTCTACTG TGGGAAGTGCCACAACGAGGTGGTACTGGCACCCATGTTTGAGAGGCTGTCCACGGAATCCGTCCAGGACCAGCTGCCCTACTCTGTCACACACATCTCCATGCCGGCCACCACCGAAGGCAGGCGGGGCTTCTCCGTGTCTGTGGAGAGTGCCTGCTCCAATTACGCCACCACTGTGCAAGTGAGAGA GGTCAACCGGATGCACATCAGTCCTGACAACCGCAATGCCATCCACCCCGGGGACCGCATCCTGGAGATCAACGGGGCCCCCGTGCGCACGCTGCGCGTGGAGGAG GTGGAGGACGCCATTAGCCAGACGAGCCAGACGCTGCAGCTCCTGATCGAACACGACCCCGTCTCCCAGCGCCTGGACCAGCTGCGGCTGGATGCACGGCTCTCGCCCTGCACGCAGAATGACAGACACGCGCACACCCTCAGCCCCCTGGACACCAAGGAGAACCTGGAGGGGACGCTGAGGAGACGCTCCCTGAG ACGCAGTAACAGCATCTCCAAGTCCCCCGGCCCCAGCTCCCCCAAGGAGCCGCTCCTGCTCAGCCGTGACATCAGCCGCTCAGAGTCCCTGCGCTGCTCCAGCAGCTGCTCGCAACAGATCTTCCGGCCCTGTGACCTGATCCATGGCGAGGTCCTGGGGAAGGGCTTCTTCGGGCAGGCCATCAAG GTGACACACAAAGCCACAGGCAAAGTGATGGTCATGAAGGAGCTGATCCGGTGTGatgaggagacacagaagactttCCTAACTGAG GTGAAGGTGATGCGCAGCCTGGACCACCCCAACGTGCTCAAGTTCATCGGCGTACTATACAAGGACAAGAAGCTTAACCTGCTGACGGAGTATATCGAGGGGGGCACGCTGAAGGACTTCCTGCGCAGCGTG GACCCGTTCCCCTGGCAGCAGAAGGTCAGGTTTGCCAAAGGCATCGCCTCTGGAATG GCCTATTTGCATTCCATGTGTATCATCCACCGGGATCTGAACTCGCACAACTGCCTCATCAAGCTG GACAAGACCGTGGTAGTGGCTGACTTTGGGCTGTCACGGCTCATCGTCGAGGAGAGAAAGAAGCCCCCCATGGAAAAGGCCACCACCAAGAAGCGCACCTTACGCAAGAATGACCGAAAGAAGCGCTACACGGTGGTGGGGAACCCCTACTGGATGGCCCCGGAGATGCTCAACG GAAAGAGCTACGATGAGACGGTGGATGTCTTCTCTTTTGGGATCGTCCTCTGTGAG ATAATTGGGCAGGTGTATGCAGATCCTGACTGCCTGCCCCGAACACTGGACTTCGGCCTCAACGTGAAACTCTTCTGGGAGAAGTTTGTCCCCACAGACTGCCCCCCAGCCTTCTTCCCCCTGGCCGCCATCTGCTGCAGACTGGAGCCTGAAAGCAG ACCGGCATTCTCCAAACTGGAGGACTGCTTTGAGGCGCTGTCCCTGTATCTGGGGGAGCTGGGCATCCCACTGCCTGCAGAGCTGGAGGAGCTGGACCACACCGTGAGCGTGCAGTACGGCCTGATCCGGGACTCACCTCCCTAG